Proteins from a single region of Streptomyces glaucescens:
- a CDS encoding effector-associated constant component EACC1 produces the protein MRILVTVRGDDAGADERGHDLRRWLIAEPELRGRIRTADGAPPPGAPGAVTDALVAMLEPGRIAEVFAAVVVAWAQSRQGNQTVTITRPDGAETTVGTARVKGLDPRRRAELARRLTAVVDTAPAPARTRPVDRGAEPRRHP, from the coding sequence ATGCGCATCCTCGTCACAGTCCGCGGCGACGACGCGGGAGCGGATGAACGCGGCCACGACCTGCGCCGCTGGCTGATCGCCGAGCCGGAGCTGCGCGGCCGGATCCGGACCGCGGACGGTGCTCCGCCGCCCGGGGCCCCGGGCGCGGTGACCGACGCGCTGGTCGCGATGCTGGAGCCCGGCCGGATCGCCGAGGTGTTCGCCGCCGTCGTGGTGGCCTGGGCGCAGAGCCGACAGGGGAACCAGACCGTCACGATCACCCGGCCCGACGGGGCGGAGACCACCGTCGGTACCGCCCGGGTGAAGGGTCTGGACCCGCGCCGGAGGGCCGAGCTGGCCAGACGCCTGACCGCCGTCGTGGACACGGCACCCGCCCCGGCACGAACCCGGCCCGTCGACCGGGGCGCCGAACCCCGGAGGCACCCGTGA